Proteins encoded in a region of the Phoenix dactylifera cultivar Barhee BC4 chromosome 3, palm_55x_up_171113_PBpolish2nd_filt_p, whole genome shotgun sequence genome:
- the LOC103702189 gene encoding repressor of RNA polymerase III transcription MAF1 homolog isoform X3, translating to MLSCLILFVFGRKKRILSTSQKHEDCAIPSSFLRKLEQNLYMMPIGILDFLGQSSDSDPSSPVEFLSSRSSRKTLIYLVLTLGHMYPDYDFSSAVRAHLFFREEEWENFKQIYDTYLFEAAREWALVHGGSSLLESMTKAIDEVVKLSECEIYSYNPDFDGDPFLEKGAIWSFNFFFYNRKLKCVVSFRCCCISNQAVDGFLADEMYNDEEEDDLFIDMDM from the exons ATGCTTTCTTGTCTGATCTTGTTTGTGTttgggaggaaaaaaagaataCTGTCTACCAGTCAGAAACATGAGGATTGCGCTAtaccctcctcttttcttcgaAAGCTGGAGCAGAATTTATATATGATGCCGATTGGG ATTCTTGACTTCCTTGGGCAATCATCTGACAGTGACCCTTCATCTCCTGTGGAATTCTTGTCTAGTAGATCAAG TCGGAAAACATTGATATATCTGGTTCTTACGCTTGGTCATATGTATCCAGATTATGATTTCAG CAGTGCAGTGCGAGCCCATCTGTTTTTCAGAGAAGAAGAGTGGGAGAACTTCAAGCAGATATATGACACCTACTTGTTTGAAGCAGCTAGG GAATGGGCTTTAGTTCATGGAGGTAGTTCCCTTCTGGAAAGCATGACCAAGGCAATAGATGAG GTTGTTAAATTAAGCGAGTGTGAGATCTACAGCTACAACCCGGACTTTGATGGGGATCCTTTTCTGGAGAAAGGAGCCAT ATGGTcgttcaatttctttttctataaTAGGAAGCTGAAGTGCGTTGTCAGCTTTCGGTGTTGTTGCATAAG CAATCAAGCAGTAGATGGCTTTCTTGCTGATGAGATGTACAATGACGAGGAAGAGGATGATCTGTTCATTGACATGGATATGTGA
- the LOC103702189 gene encoding repressor of RNA polymerase III transcription MAF1 homolog isoform X1: MKFLEYTPLDSINLFLNHLNLGESTIKGNLEAFSCKHTGSDRKLSLSLEHEILDFLGQSSDSDPSSPVEFLSSRSSRKTLIYLVLTLGHMYPDYDFSSAVRAHLFFREEEWENFKQIYDTYLFEAAREWALVHGGSSLLESMTKAIDEVVKLSECEIYSYNPDFDGDPFLEKGAIWSFNFFFYNRKLKCVVSFRCCCISNQAVDGFLADEMYNDEEEDDLFIDMDM; the protein is encoded by the exons ATGAAGTTTTTGGAATACACTCCCCTAGACAG TATAAATCTTTTCCTGAATCATTTGAATCTTGGGGAAAGTACTATCAAGGGAAATCTTGAAGCATTCTCAT GTAAACATACAGGGAGTGATCGAAAGCTCTCTCTTAGCTTAGAGCATGAG ATTCTTGACTTCCTTGGGCAATCATCTGACAGTGACCCTTCATCTCCTGTGGAATTCTTGTCTAGTAGATCAAG TCGGAAAACATTGATATATCTGGTTCTTACGCTTGGTCATATGTATCCAGATTATGATTTCAG CAGTGCAGTGCGAGCCCATCTGTTTTTCAGAGAAGAAGAGTGGGAGAACTTCAAGCAGATATATGACACCTACTTGTTTGAAGCAGCTAGG GAATGGGCTTTAGTTCATGGAGGTAGTTCCCTTCTGGAAAGCATGACCAAGGCAATAGATGAG GTTGTTAAATTAAGCGAGTGTGAGATCTACAGCTACAACCCGGACTTTGATGGGGATCCTTTTCTGGAGAAAGGAGCCAT ATGGTcgttcaatttctttttctataaTAGGAAGCTGAAGTGCGTTGTCAGCTTTCGGTGTTGTTGCATAAG CAATCAAGCAGTAGATGGCTTTCTTGCTGATGAGATGTACAATGACGAGGAAGAGGATGATCTGTTCATTGACATGGATATGTGA
- the LOC103702189 gene encoding repressor of RNA polymerase III transcription MAF1 homolog isoform X2 produces the protein MKFLEYTPLDSINLFLNHLNLGESTIKGNLEAFSCKHTGSDRKLSLSLEHEILDFLGQSSDSDPSSPVEFLSSRSSRKTLIYLVLTLGHMYPDYDFSAVRAHLFFREEEWENFKQIYDTYLFEAAREWALVHGGSSLLESMTKAIDEVVKLSECEIYSYNPDFDGDPFLEKGAIWSFNFFFYNRKLKCVVSFRCCCISNQAVDGFLADEMYNDEEEDDLFIDMDM, from the exons ATGAAGTTTTTGGAATACACTCCCCTAGACAG TATAAATCTTTTCCTGAATCATTTGAATCTTGGGGAAAGTACTATCAAGGGAAATCTTGAAGCATTCTCAT GTAAACATACAGGGAGTGATCGAAAGCTCTCTCTTAGCTTAGAGCATGAG ATTCTTGACTTCCTTGGGCAATCATCTGACAGTGACCCTTCATCTCCTGTGGAATTCTTGTCTAGTAGATCAAG TCGGAAAACATTGATATATCTGGTTCTTACGCTTGGTCATATGTATCCAGATTATGATTTCAG TGCAGTGCGAGCCCATCTGTTTTTCAGAGAAGAAGAGTGGGAGAACTTCAAGCAGATATATGACACCTACTTGTTTGAAGCAGCTAGG GAATGGGCTTTAGTTCATGGAGGTAGTTCCCTTCTGGAAAGCATGACCAAGGCAATAGATGAG GTTGTTAAATTAAGCGAGTGTGAGATCTACAGCTACAACCCGGACTTTGATGGGGATCCTTTTCTGGAGAAAGGAGCCAT ATGGTcgttcaatttctttttctataaTAGGAAGCTGAAGTGCGTTGTCAGCTTTCGGTGTTGTTGCATAAG CAATCAAGCAGTAGATGGCTTTCTTGCTGATGAGATGTACAATGACGAGGAAGAGGATGATCTGTTCATTGACATGGATATGTGA